The following are encoded in a window of Cryobacterium sp. CG_9.6 genomic DNA:
- the leuS gene encoding leucine--tRNA ligase — translation MYDFAAIQAKWQPIWEELKPFSTSDPDDTRPRKYVLDMFPYPSGDLHMGHAEVYALGDIVARYWRHQGFNVLHPIGWDSFGLPAENAAIKRGIDPRGWTYDNIAQQKRSMRLYATSFDWDRELHTSDPEYYQWTQWLFLQLHKKGLAYRKDSWVNWDPIDQTVLANEQVLADGTSERSGAVVVKKKLTQWYFKITDYADRLLDDLNQLEGSWPTKVLNMQRNWIGRSIGADVEFEIEGRDERVTVFTTRPDTLFGTTFMVVAPDSDLAAELVAGASTEVQTAFQDYLVQVQRSTEMERQATDRPKTGVFLGRYAVNPVNGERLPIWTADYVLADYGTGAVMAVPAHDQRDLDFARAFNLPVRVVVDTNAPITGMIPVITQEMIDGTEELPQLDPTATGIALTGDGRLMNSGALNGMSKTTAIKRIIEQLSADGTGRAAKNYRLRDWLISRQRYWGTPIPIIHGADGAEIPVPEDQLPVLLPSSDGLDLKPKGTSPLGGAEDWVNVANPIDGTPARRDADTMDTFVDSSWYFLRFLNPTDPTRAFDPKEAEKWAPVDQYVGGVEHAILHLLYARFITKFLFDEGYVSFTEPFTALLNQGMVILDGTKMSKSRGNLVYFTEEVERHGVDAVRLTMAFAGPPEDDIDWADVSPVGSSKFLARAWRVARDVTSSPDVDWKSGDGALRRVTHRFLADAPGLVESFKFNVVVARLMELVNATRKVIDTGAGAADGAVREAAEVTAMALNLFAPYAAEDMWQHLGYEPCIALVQWRKADLTLLVEESVTAVVQVDGKMRTLLEVSPKISSEDLEKMAREAIPVVRSIGDREIVRVIVRVPKLVSIVTRPAVVTE, via the coding sequence ATGTACGACTTCGCCGCCATTCAGGCCAAATGGCAGCCGATCTGGGAAGAGCTCAAGCCCTTCAGCACGAGTGACCCGGACGACACCCGCCCGCGCAAGTACGTTCTGGACATGTTCCCCTATCCCTCCGGTGACCTGCACATGGGCCACGCCGAGGTGTACGCCCTCGGCGACATCGTTGCTCGCTACTGGCGTCACCAGGGTTTCAACGTGCTGCACCCGATCGGGTGGGACTCATTCGGCCTGCCGGCGGAGAACGCCGCCATCAAGCGCGGCATCGACCCTCGCGGGTGGACCTACGACAACATTGCGCAGCAGAAGCGCAGCATGCGTCTCTACGCCACGAGCTTTGACTGGGACCGCGAACTGCACACGAGCGACCCGGAGTACTACCAGTGGACCCAGTGGCTCTTTCTGCAGCTGCACAAAAAGGGTCTCGCCTATCGCAAGGACAGCTGGGTCAACTGGGACCCGATTGACCAGACCGTGCTCGCCAATGAGCAGGTGCTCGCGGACGGTACATCGGAGCGCAGCGGTGCGGTCGTCGTCAAGAAGAAGCTGACTCAGTGGTACTTCAAGATCACCGACTATGCCGATCGACTGCTCGATGACCTCAACCAGTTGGAGGGCAGCTGGCCCACCAAGGTGCTCAACATGCAGCGCAACTGGATCGGCCGCTCCATTGGTGCCGATGTGGAATTCGAGATTGAAGGACGCGACGAGCGCGTCACCGTGTTCACGACCCGCCCGGACACCCTGTTTGGAACGACCTTCATGGTCGTCGCACCGGACTCCGACCTGGCGGCAGAGCTGGTGGCTGGCGCCTCGACTGAGGTGCAGACCGCGTTCCAGGACTACCTGGTGCAGGTTCAGCGCAGCACCGAGATGGAACGCCAGGCTACGGATCGTCCCAAGACCGGCGTCTTCCTTGGTCGGTATGCGGTGAACCCGGTGAACGGTGAGCGTCTCCCCATCTGGACGGCCGACTACGTTCTCGCCGACTACGGCACCGGAGCCGTCATGGCCGTGCCCGCTCACGACCAGCGAGACCTCGACTTCGCTCGCGCCTTCAACCTTCCCGTGCGGGTCGTTGTCGACACGAACGCCCCCATCACCGGCATGATCCCGGTGATCACCCAGGAAATGATCGACGGCACCGAAGAGCTTCCGCAGCTCGATCCCACCGCCACCGGCATCGCCCTCACCGGAGATGGACGCCTGATGAATTCCGGTGCCCTCAACGGCATGAGCAAGACCACCGCGATCAAGCGCATCATCGAGCAGTTGAGTGCCGACGGCACCGGCCGCGCCGCCAAGAACTACCGGCTGCGGGACTGGCTCATCTCCCGTCAACGCTACTGGGGTACTCCCATCCCGATCATCCACGGTGCCGATGGCGCCGAGATCCCGGTTCCCGAGGACCAGCTGCCCGTTCTGCTGCCGTCGTCAGACGGTCTCGATCTCAAGCCCAAGGGAACATCACCTCTTGGCGGGGCCGAAGACTGGGTCAACGTTGCCAATCCGATCGACGGAACACCGGCTCGCCGCGACGCGGACACGATGGATACCTTCGTGGACAGCTCCTGGTACTTTCTGCGGTTCCTCAATCCCACCGATCCCACCCGCGCCTTCGACCCGAAGGAAGCCGAAAAGTGGGCACCGGTTGACCAGTATGTGGGCGGCGTCGAGCACGCCATTTTGCATCTGCTCTACGCCCGCTTCATCACCAAATTCTTGTTCGACGAGGGCTACGTGTCCTTCACCGAACCGTTCACCGCACTGCTCAACCAGGGCATGGTGATTCTCGACGGCACCAAGATGTCCAAGAGCCGGGGCAACCTGGTGTACTTCACCGAAGAGGTGGAGCGCCATGGCGTGGACGCCGTGCGGTTGACCATGGCCTTTGCCGGCCCGCCCGAGGACGACATCGACTGGGCCGATGTGTCCCCCGTGGGATCGTCGAAGTTCCTCGCCCGAGCCTGGCGGGTGGCGCGCGACGTGACCAGTTCACCCGATGTGGATTGGAAGTCGGGCGATGGCGCTCTGCGCCGGGTGACCCACCGATTCTTGGCGGATGCGCCGGGTCTCGTTGAATCCTTCAAGTTCAACGTGGTTGTCGCTCGCCTGATGGAACTCGTGAATGCCACCCGCAAGGTGATCGACACCGGTGCCGGTGCAGCGGATGGCGCGGTGCGCGAGGCTGCAGAAGTCACCGCCATGGCTCTGAACCTGTTCGCGCCCTACGCGGCCGAGGACATGTGGCAGCACCTGGGCTACGAACCGTGTATCGCTCTGGTGCAGTGGCGCAAGGCCGACCTGACGCTCCTCGTTGAGGAGTCCGTCACGGCCGTTGTGCAGGTGGACGGCAAGATGCGCACCCTGCTGGAGGTGTCGCCGAAGATTTCGAGCGAAGACCTCGAGAAGATGGCTCGCGAAGCGATCCCCGTCGTTCGATCGATCGGGGATCGGGAGATTGTGCGCGTGATTGTGCGCGTGCCGAAGCTCGTGTCGATCGTCACGCGTCCCGCCGTCGTCACGGAGTAG